A window from Terriglobia bacterium encodes these proteins:
- a CDS encoding SWIM zinc finger family protein: MARRSPKRGNRRLPPAGADAALLSADLERWAGERVARSGRETALMGKVQSLRLGPDGRFLEARVRDSGPTPYRVEVAATGGLLVSRCNCPFDWGPVCKHAVAAVEALRFPRFALATRSKTIRGGKRGGRIARGRGRIVTPAPLASGTLVAGVADWAPIAEERIALERHEEIAARRKRARRERASVRRISGKGGPPRFLVTGREPEAPYTVVLRGAKGDLASCTCPDFAKNELGICKHVERARGWFSRKRKRFPARVLSVWWQPREWPLGPPDPLRELRADVPAGALPDDIATHFGSDGWLREPPPGTQPVEWARAAVEAARSAAAGRGLVLDLDPAVQARIREAGDGEATGARLATATRGSAIWSDTIPALGFRLHPYQEDGVEFLARRGRAFLADDMGLGKTVQAVAAALLLRKAAGAARALVVCPASLKHQWQGEIERACGERASVVDGSRASRLVTYRGWDRGFQILNYELVLRDLEAIRSAHPDLVILDEAQRIKNWETKTAKAVKRLDSPYAFILTGTPLENRLGELHSLVEFLHPRALGPRWRLIPLHVVTDATGRVVAYEGLDLLRRRLAGLFVRRERKEVLDQLPPRIDHTFWTGMTPEQWRPYRREAARVAALVGKNRPLKPSEVRVLLQALTSMRILCNALGQYAWDRTARRLAASRIATRDDVRAIQSPKLEEFVRVLEDLLDQSDAKVVIFSQWERMLRLGHFVVRDLLERRGERAEMFHGGLDAGARTRVLEAFRTDPDLRVLFSTDAGGLGLNLQDAASIVVNLEVPWNPAVLEQRISRVHRLGQRASVQVLHFVTRGAIEERVRRVIEGKRALFEGLLVDEADRIDLDEGGQVSFVERIRSLTDDDEPPPGRLAVSP; the protein is encoded by the coding sequence TTGGCCCGACGGAGTCCGAAGCGCGGGAACCGACGGCTGCCGCCCGCGGGCGCCGATGCGGCGCTGCTCTCCGCGGATCTCGAGCGGTGGGCGGGGGAGCGCGTGGCGAGGAGCGGTCGGGAGACCGCGCTTATGGGAAAGGTCCAATCCCTCCGCCTCGGGCCCGACGGGAGGTTCCTCGAGGCCCGCGTGCGCGACTCCGGCCCGACGCCGTACCGCGTCGAGGTCGCCGCGACCGGCGGCCTCCTCGTGAGCCGCTGCAACTGTCCGTTCGACTGGGGCCCGGTCTGCAAGCACGCCGTCGCCGCGGTCGAGGCGCTCCGGTTCCCGCGGTTCGCACTGGCCACGCGGTCGAAGACGATACGTGGCGGGAAGCGAGGCGGCCGGATCGCGCGCGGCCGCGGCAGGATCGTGACGCCGGCGCCGCTCGCGTCGGGGACCCTCGTGGCCGGGGTGGCGGACTGGGCGCCGATCGCGGAGGAGCGGATCGCCCTGGAGCGCCACGAGGAGATCGCCGCGCGCCGGAAGCGCGCGCGCCGCGAGCGGGCGAGCGTCCGCCGGATCTCGGGGAAGGGAGGACCGCCGAGGTTCCTCGTGACGGGACGGGAGCCGGAGGCGCCGTACACGGTCGTGCTCCGCGGCGCGAAAGGCGATCTGGCCTCTTGCACCTGCCCCGATTTCGCCAAGAACGAGCTCGGAATCTGCAAGCACGTGGAGCGCGCGCGCGGCTGGTTCTCCCGAAAACGCAAGCGCTTCCCGGCGCGGGTGCTCTCCGTCTGGTGGCAGCCGAGGGAGTGGCCGCTCGGGCCCCCCGACCCGCTGAGGGAACTTCGCGCGGACGTCCCCGCCGGCGCGCTCCCCGACGATATCGCGACGCATTTCGGATCGGACGGATGGCTCCGCGAGCCGCCTCCCGGCACCCAACCGGTGGAATGGGCCCGGGCGGCAGTCGAGGCGGCGCGGTCGGCGGCGGCGGGGCGCGGACTCGTCCTGGATCTCGATCCCGCCGTCCAGGCGCGGATCCGGGAGGCGGGCGACGGCGAGGCCACGGGAGCGCGGCTCGCCACCGCGACCCGCGGCAGCGCGATCTGGTCCGACACCATCCCGGCCCTCGGCTTTCGTCTCCACCCGTACCAGGAGGACGGGGTCGAGTTCCTGGCGCGGCGCGGGAGGGCGTTTCTCGCTGACGACATGGGCCTCGGCAAGACCGTCCAGGCCGTCGCGGCGGCGCTCTTGCTCCGAAAGGCCGCGGGGGCCGCCCGAGCCCTCGTCGTCTGTCCCGCGTCGCTCAAGCACCAGTGGCAGGGGGAGATCGAGCGGGCCTGCGGGGAGCGCGCATCGGTCGTGGACGGGAGTCGCGCCTCGCGCCTCGTGACCTATCGCGGCTGGGACCGCGGGTTCCAGATCCTGAACTACGAGCTGGTGCTCCGAGATCTCGAGGCGATCCGCTCGGCTCACCCCGACCTCGTGATCCTGGACGAGGCCCAGCGGATCAAGAACTGGGAAACCAAGACTGCGAAGGCGGTGAAGCGTCTCGACAGCCCCTATGCGTTCATTCTCACGGGGACTCCGCTCGAGAACCGGCTGGGCGAGCTGCACTCCCTGGTGGAGTTCCTCCACCCCCGCGCGCTCGGGCCACGGTGGAGGCTGATCCCCCTCCACGTGGTGACCGACGCCACCGGCCGGGTGGTGGCCTACGAGGGGCTCGACCTGCTGCGCCGACGACTCGCGGGGCTGTTCGTCCGCCGCGAGCGCAAGGAGGTCCTCGACCAGCTCCCTCCGCGCATCGACCACACGTTCTGGACGGGGATGACGCCGGAGCAGTGGCGCCCGTACCGGCGGGAGGCGGCGCGCGTCGCGGCGCTCGTGGGCAAGAATCGGCCGCTCAAGCCCAGCGAAGTGCGGGTCCTCCTCCAGGCGCTGACCAGCATGCGGATCCTGTGCAACGCGCTCGGCCAGTACGCGTGGGACCGAACCGCCCGTCGGCTCGCGGCCTCACGCATCGCGACGCGGGACGACGTCAGGGCGATTCAGTCGCCGAAGCTCGAGGAATTCGTCCGGGTTCTAGAAGACCTTCTCGACCAGTCCGACGCCAAGGTCGTGATCTTCAGCCAGTGGGAGCGAATGCTGCGTCTGGGCCACTTCGTGGTCCGGGATCTCCTGGAGCGGCGGGGCGAGCGGGCGGAGATGTTCCACGGCGGCCTGGACGCGGGCGCCCGGACCCGCGTCCTCGAGGCGTTCCGGACGGATCCCGATCTTCGCGTCCTGTTCTCCACCGATGCCGGAGGTCTCGGCCTGAACCTCCAGGACGCCGCGTCGATCGTCGTGAACCTCGAAGTGCCCTGGAATCCGGCGGTCCTCGAGCAGAGGATCTCCCGCGTCCACCGGCTGGGGCAGCGCGCGAGCGTCCAGGTGCTGCACTTCGTGACGCGCGGAGCCATCGAGGAGCGCGTTCGGCGGGTGATCGAGGGGAAGCGGGCACTGTTCGAGGGACTCCTGGT